The window GCGTCGAGGACGGCACGGGCAGAATCACGTTCTCCGACATGCCCTGCCACGGCAAGGCGACCGGCCGGGAGATCGACGTGACACCGAATACGCTCGACGCCTCGGCAGGGCGCGAGCAGGCGTTGCGTAGCGAAGTGCAGGAATTGCGCGAGAAGCTGCGCGAACAGCAGCAGACCTCGCAGACGGACGTCACGGGGCGGACGCAGGCCGACCTGCAGGCCACGCGCTTCGATTCGAAAGCCTGCGAGGACGCGCGCTGGTACTACGAGAGCGAAACGCGCACCAATCCGAACAACGAGGCGGCGATCGACGCCAAGCGCTCGGCGATGTTCGGCGCGTGCGGCATGAAGGAGCCGGACCGCGTGGAAGTGCGCCGGAATGTCGTCGTGCGCCAGGAGTTGGCGCCGGTACCCCGATCGATGGCGCCGGCTGGCCTCGACACGCGCTGCAACGGTTCCGACTGCCGGGACAGCGCCGGCAACCACTTCCAGAAGGATCGGCGCGGCACGCTCCACAGTCCGAACGGCCCGTGCCGCTTCATCGGCAAGTCGCTTCACTGCCCATGACCTGCTCGGGCAAGGGCGCGCCGCTCCGTTCGCCCGCTCGCGGCGCCCCTGCGGCACTTACTCGATGTTTTGCACCTGCTCGCGCATCTGCTCGATCAGCACTTTCATCTCCATCGCGATGCCGGTGACCTCGGTCGCGGCGGATTTCGATGCGAGCGTGTTGGCTTCGCGGTTGAGTTCCTGCATCAGGAAGTCGAGGCGCTTGCCGGCGGCGCCGCCGGCCTTGAGGATGCGCTGCACTTCGTCGATGTGGGCGGTGAGGCGCGACAGCTCCTCGGCGACGTCGATGCGCTGCGCGAAGAGGGCGACTTCCTGGCGGATGCGGTCTTCGTCGAGCGAGGCGACCGCTTCGCGCAGGCGCGTCGTGAGCTTGTCCTGATATTCGGCGACCAGTTCGGGGACGCGCGGCTGCGCCTGGGCGACGAGTTCGCGCATGCGGTCGAGGCGCTCGCGGATCATCGCGGCGAGCTTGTCGCCTTCGCGGCGGCGGGTCGCGACGAGCTCGTCGAGCGCGGCCTTCGCGAGTTCGAGCACGGCCGGCTGCACTTCCTCGAAGGCCACGCCGTCGTCTGCCAGCATGCCGGGCCAGCGCAGCACTTCGGCGACCGACAGGCGGGTCGCCTCGGGCAGGCGGTCGCGCACGCGCGCCTCGGCGTCGCTCAGCTGGTCGAGCAGCGCGGCGTTGAGGGCGAGGCTGCGCGGGGCGGCGCCGTTGGTCTGCAGGTTGAGGCGGCACTCGACCTTGCCGCGGGTGAGGCGCGCCGAGATCAGCTCGCGGATCGCCGGTTCGGCCTGGCGCAGTTCGTCGCCGATGCGGAAGAAGAGGTCGAGATAGCGCGAGTTCACGCTGCGCAGTTCGAGGTGGACGCTGACGCGACCGAGGTCGCGGGTCTGGACGGCGAAGCCGGTCATGCTGTGGATCATCTGTCATGTCTCCGGGAACCCGCGGCGATCCTGTACACTGCGGGTTCCAAACAAAAATCAGTCGCGGAAAGCCGGGTTCCAGCCTCCCTCCAAATGCCTGCGCAAACGAACTGCCCCCTTCCCGCCGGTTTCCAGCTGGACCAGTACCGGATCGAGCGGCAGCTTTCGCTGGGCGGCTTCTCCATCGTGTACCTCGCGCACGACCGGGAAGGCTCGCCGGTCGCGATCAAGGAATACCTGCCCAACTCGCTCGCGCTGCGCAAGGAGGGCGAATTCGAGCCGCAGGTGTCCGACGAGCATATGCCCGCCTTCCGCTACGGCATGAAGTGCTTCTTCGAGGAGGGCCGCTCGCTCGCGAAACTGATGCACCCCAACGTCGTGCAGGTGCTGAACTTCTTTCGCGCCAACGGCACAGTGTACATGGTGATGAAGTTCGAGCGCGGACGCACGCTGCACGACTATATCCAGAAACACCGCGGCGAGGTGACCGAACGCTTCATCCGCATCGTGTTCACACGCATGCTCAACGGCCTGCGCGAGGTGCATGCGCACAAGCTGCTGCATCTCGACATCAAGCCGTCGAACATCTACCTGCGCAACGACGGCACGCCGGTGCTGCTGGATTTCGGCGCCGCGCGGCAGACGCTGATGAGCGACCAGCCCATCCTGAAGCCGATGTACACGCCGGGCTTCGCGTCGCCCGAGCAGTTCGGGCACCGCGACGCGCTGGGGCCGTGGAGCGACATCTACAGCGTCGGCGCGAGCCTGCACGCGTGCGTCACGGGCAACGCACCGCAGCGTTCCGACGAGCGCGTCAAGGACGACACCGTGGTGCCGCTGCGCCGGACGCACGCCGCACACTATTCGGCACAACTGCTGGACACCATCGACTGGTGCCTGAAGCTCGACCCGCTGGCACGCCCGCAGAGCGTGTATTCGCTGCAGAAATCGCTGATCCGCCGCGACGAGGACGGCGACGCGGTGCATGCCGGCCTGTTCGGCGACCTCGGCGCACGGCTGAAGTCGTTCATCGGACGTACATGAGGAATTGCGCGTGAAGTTCACGATCTACCAGGAAAGCCGCATCGGCCAACGCAAGAACAACCAGGACCGGCTTGCCTACAGCTATTCGCGCGACGCGCTGCTGATGGTGGTGGCCGACGGCATGGGCGGCCACCTGCACGGCGAGGTCGCCGCGCACATCTGCGTGCAGTTCGTCACCGAAGCTTTCCAGCGCGATGCACGCCCGACGCTGCGCGACCCCTCGCTGTTCCTGTCGCGCACGCTGACGAACGCGCACAACGCGATCCTCGACTATGCCTTCGACAAGAACCTCGACGAGGCGCCGCGCACGACGGTCGTCGCGTGCATCGTGCAGGACGGCTTCGCCTACTGGGCGCACGCCGGCGATTCGCGCCTGTACGTGGTGCGCCGGGGGAAGATCGCGATGCACACGCGCGACCATTCGCGCGTGCAGCTGATGATGGACCAGGGCCTGCTCAATGCCGAGGAAGCCGCCCACCATCCGGGGCGCAACCGCGTGTATAGCTGCCTCGGCGGCAACCACGCGCCGCAGGTGGAGTTCTCCAAGCGCCTGCCGCTACACGACGGCGACGTGCTCGCGCTGTGCACGGACGGCGTGTGGGGGCCGCTGGGCGACGCGGCGCTGACCGCGGCGCTGTCCGCGCCCGACATCATGAAGGCGGTCCCCACCCTGCTCGACCGCGCCGAGAGCATCGCCGGGCCGAGCTGCGACAATCTGTCGATGATCGCGATGCGCTGGCACGACGACGTGACGCAGCCGCACGCGGACGCCGTCTCGACGCGCACGATGGCGCTCGACAACTTCACGACGCAGCTCGAGCGCTTCGACACCTCGCGTACCCCCGCTTCGCGCTACGACATCAGCGACGACGACATCGAAAAGGCGATTGCCGAAATCAACGCCGCCATCCACAAATTCAGCACATAGGAATTCCCATGCGCCCGAGCCACCGCCGTCCCGACGAACTGCGTATCGTCCGCATCACTCGCAACTTCACCTGCCACGCCGAAGGATCGGTGCTGGTCGAATTCGGCGCGACGCGCGTGCTGTGCACCGCCAGCGTCGAGGAGAACGTGCCGCCCTTCCTGCGCGGCAAGGGCCAGGGCTGGGTGACCGCCGAGTACGGCATGCTGCCACGCTCGACCCACACCCGCAGCGCGCGCGAAGCCGCGAAGGGCAAGCAGAGCGGGCGCACGCAGGAGATCCAGCGCCTGATCGGGCGCAGCCTGCGCGCGGTGATCGACCTCGCGGCGCTGGGCGAGCGCCAGATCATCGTCGACTGCGACGTGCTGCAGGCCGACGGCGGCACGCGCACGGCGTCGATCACCGGTGCCTGCGTTGCCGTGCATGACGCGATCGCGAAGCTGGTCGCCGCCGGCAGGCTCGCCGCGAGCCCGCTGCGCGACTTCGTCGCCGCGGTATCGGTGGGCGTGTACAAGGGCGTGCCGGTGCTCGATCTCGACTATGCCGAGGATTCCGACTGCGACACTGACATGAACGTCGTGATGACCGGCGCCGGCGGCTTCGTCGAGGTGCAGGGCACGGCCGAGGGCACGCCGTTCACGCGCACGGAACTCGACGCGCTGCTGGCACTCGCAGAGGGAGGCATTCGCCAGCTGTTCGCCGCGCAGCGCGCGGCCATTGCGGAGCGGTGACACGATGAGCAAACGACTCGTACTCGCCAGCAACAACGCCAAGAAGGCCACCGAGATGGCGGCGCTGCTCGCGCCGCTGGGCATCGAGGTGGTGCCGCAGTCGGCCTTCGACATCCCGGAGGCCGAGGAGCCGCACAACACCTTCGTCGAGAACGCGCTCGCGAAGGCGCGCCACGCGTCGAGGCTCAGCGGCCTGCCGGCGGTCGCCGACGACTCGGGCCTGTGCGTGATGGCGCTGGCCGGCGCACCGGGCGTGCAGTCGGCGCGCTATGCCGGCGAGCCGAAGTCCGACGCGCGCAACAACGCGCTGCTGATCGAGCGCCTGGAAGGCGTCAGCGACCGGCGCGCCTTCTTCTACTCGGTGGTGGTGCTGGTGCGCCACGCCGACGATCCGCGCCCGCTGATCGCCGACGGCGAATGGCACGGCGCGATCCTCGACGCGCCGCGCGGCGAAGGCGGCTTCGGCTACGATCCGCTGTTCTATCTCCCGCAGATGAGCCAGACCGCCGCCGAACTCGACGCGAAGCTGAAGAACACGCTCAGCCACCGCGGCGCGGCGATGCGCCACCTGCTGAAAAGGCTGGAAACCGACCCGCTGTGACCGAACGCCGCATCATCCCGCTCGCGGTCGCGCCGGCCGCGGGCACGGCGTCCGGCGCCCTGCCGGACCGCCCGCAGCTCGCCTCCCCGCCGCCGCTCGCGCTGTACGTGCATTACCCGTGGTGCGTGAAGAAGTGTCCGTACTGCGACTTCAACTCGCACGCCCAGCGCGGCGGCGAGCTGCCCGAGGCGGCCTACATCGACGCGCTCCTCGCCGATCTCGAATCCGCGCTGCCGCAGGTGTGGGGGCGGCGCGTGCATTCGATCTTCTTCGGCGGCGGCACGCCCAGCCTGATGTCGGCGCAGGGGCTGGACCGGCTGCTCACGGGCATCCACATGCTGCTGCCGCTCGACCCGCTGGCCGAGGTCACGCTGGAGGCCAACCCCGGCACCGTCGAGGCGGGGCGCTTCCGCGACTACCGCGCGGCGGGCGTGAATCGCCTGTCGCTGGGCATCCAGAGCTTCGACGACCGCCACCTCGTCCAACTCGGCCGCATCCACGGCGGCGACGAGGCACGGCGCGCGATCGACACCGCGCTCGCGCACTTCGAGCGCGTGAATCTCGACCTGATGTACGCGCTGCCCGAACAGACGCTCGCCGAGGCGCTCGCCGACCTCGCCACCGCGCTGGCCTTTGGCGTCACGCACCTGTCGTGCTACCACCTGACGCTGGAGCCGAACACGCCCTTCGCGCACAAGCCGCCGCCGCTGCCCGACGACGATCTCTCGGCCGACATGCAGGAGGCGATCGAGGCCCGGCTCGCCGCCGCGGGTTTCCGCCACTACGAAACTTCGGCCTTCGCGCAGTCGGGCCAGGAGTGCCGGCACAACCTCAACTACTGGACTTTCGGGGATTATCTGGGCATCGGCGCCGGCGCGCACGGCAAGCTGTCGAGCCACGAGGGCATCGTGCGCGAGATGCGCCACAAGCACCCCACGCGCTACCTCGAAGGCGCGCAGCGGCGCGATTTCGTGCAGGAACGGCACGAAGTCGGCGTCGCCGAACTGCCTTTCGAGTTCATGATGAACGCGCTGCGCCTCACCGGCGGCTTCCCGCGTCGGCTCTTCGCCGACCGTACCGGCCTGCCCTTCGCGGCGATCGAGGCGGAACTGATCGAGGCGCGGCAGCGCGGCCTGGTCGAGATCGCCGCCGACGAGATCCGCCCCACTGAACAGGGGCGGCGCTTCCTCAACGACCTGCTGACGCTGTTCCTGCGCGACTGAGCCTCAGGGCGCGTCGCACAGGCAGTGACCGTACAGGTGCTGCGGGTCGTTCCAGCGCAGCAGGTCGGCGGCTTGCGCCTGCACGCCGGCGAGGAGGCGCGCGAGCGGCGACGCGGCGCCGAGTTCCACCGGCCCTACGGCCGACATCAGGCGGCGCAGCAGCAGGTGGCGGAGGTTGATCTCGCCGGTCGGCCAGATCGTCTCGTAGTGTTCGAGCTGCGCGCGTTTCGCGGCTGCCGCGATCGCGCCCTCGAGCCCGCCGAGCTGGTCCACGAGCCCCAGGCGGTGCGCCTTCTCGCCGGTCCATACGCGGCCGCGCGCAATCGCGTCGACCGCGGCGATGTCCTTGCCGCGCGCGGTCGCGACGATCTCGAGGAAGCGCCGGTAGCTGTGCTCGACGCCGAGCTGTATCGCCTTCGCGAGCGCGGGCTCCAGCGGCCGGCGCGGGTCGAGCGAACCGGCGAGCGGGCCGGTCGCGACGCGGTCGGTGGTGATGCCCACGCGGTTCAGCGGCTCGGAGAATTCGGGGAACATCGCGAACACGCCGATCGAGCCGGTGAGCGTTTCCGGCCGCGCCCAGATCTCGTCCGCGCCGGCCGCCACCCAGTAGCCGCCGGACGCCGCGACCGAGCTCATCGACGCGACGACGGGCTTGCCGGCCTTGCGCGTGAGCTCCAGTTCGCGGCGGATCACCTCGGATGCCCAGGCGCTGCCGCCGGGGCTGTCCACGCGCAACACGACCGCCTTCACGTGCTCGTCCTCGCGCGCCGCGCGGATCTGCGCCGCGAGGCTGTCCCCGCCCACCGAATCCTCGTCCGCCGCGCCATCGACGATGGAGCCCTGCGCGACCAGCACCGCGACGTGTGCGTCCTCGTGCGGACGCGCGGCGCGCACCGCGGCGAGGTAGTCGTCCGCCTCGATGCGGCGATAGTCCTTGCCGTCCGCGCCGATGCGCGCCTTCAGCAAGTCGTGCCACTCGTCGCGCTGGCTCAGCGCATCGACGAGACCGGACTCGCGCGCGGCACGTGCGGTGTCGCCGTCGGCGGCCTCGAGCACGTCGGCGTAGCGGTCGACGTAACGGTTCAACACCTCCGGGGCAAGCTTGCGGCTGCTCGCGATGCGTTCGCGCATGCCCTTCCACAAGGCGTCGAGGAGTTCGACCGACGACGCGCGGTCCTCGTCCGACATGCCGGTGCGCGTGAAGGGCTCGGCGAAGGACTTGTATTCGCCGACCCGGAACACATGCACCTTCACGCCCAGCGCGTCGAGCGCCCCCTTGTAGTAGCTGACGTTGCGTGCGAGGCCCGGCAGCAGCACGAAACCGTCGGGCGCGAGATGCACTTCGTCGGCCACGCTGGCGAGGAAGTACTGCCCCTGCGTGTAGCGCTCGCCGCGCGCATACACGGGCTTGCCGCCACTCTTGAACGCGAGGATCTCGTCGCGCAGCTCGGAGAGCTTGGACAGCCCGCCCTCGCCGAGGAGATCGGTCTCGATGACCAGCGCCTTGATGCGCTTGTCCTCGCGCGCCGCGCGCACCGCCTCGATCATGTCGGGCAGCGAGGTCTGGGCCACCGATGCGCCGCCCGCGCGGATGATGCCCAGCGGGTCGTCGACGCGCACGCGCTCGACCAGCGTGCCCGCAGGCCGCAGCAGCAGCGCCGCCCCGTCGGGCACGGACGGCCCCGGACGGAGCGCGAACACCAGGACCAGCGCCAGCACCAGCAGGAACACGAGCGTGAGGACGACGCGCCGCAGCAAGTCGACTGCCCACCAGAGTCCCGCCAACATCCTGCCCAGAAATCCAAACATGCGCCTTACCTCGGTTCGCCCGGGGGGAGCGGCTTCAGCCGCGAACGGACGTTATGCCGAATGCTACCCGATCCTGGCGGATGCCGCGCCTGCCGCCATCTTCGCGGTGACCCGGGGCATCACCCGCGCCGCCGGAACACCAGATCCCACACGCCGTGGCCGAGCCTGAGGCCGCGGTTCTCGAACTTCGTCAGCGGCCGGTAGTCCGGGCGCGGCGCGAAGCCTGCCGCGGTGTTTTCCAGCGCGGGTTCGGCGGACAGGACCTCCAGCATCCAGTGGGCGTACTCCTCCCAGTCCGTCGCGCAGTGCAGGTAGCCGCCCGGCGCCAGGCGCGAGGCGATCAGCGCGACGAAGTCGGGCTGGATGATGCGCCGCTTGTGGTGGCGCTTCTTGCGCCAGGGATCGGGGAAGAACACATGCACGCCCGCGAGCGCACCTTCCGGGATCATGTCGCGCAGCACCTCGACGGCGTCGTGCTGCATGATGCGCAGGTTGGCAAGATCATTCTCGGCGATCAGCTTGCACAGGCTACCGACGCCGGGCCCATGCACCTCGATGCCGAGGAAATCCCGGTCGGGCAGCGCCGCGGCGATCTTCGCGGTGGTTTCGCCCATGCCGAAGCCGATCTCGACGATCTTCGGCGCGCTGCGGCCGAAGGCGGCGTCGAGGTCGAGCGGCGCGACGCGGTAGGGAATCGAGACCTTGGGGAAGGTCTCCTCGAGGTGGCGTTGCTGCGCGACCGACATGCGGCCCTGGCGCAACACGAAGCTGCGGATCGAGCGGCTGGAAAAGCGCGCCTCGGGGTCGCCCTGCGGCGAACAGGGGACCGCGGCGACCGCGGTATCGGGCGTGGCGTTGCCGGGCAGGTCGGAAGCCGGCTGGTCGGGAGTCGTTGCAGTCATCGTGTGGGGGCGGGCGGCGACGGCACGGAAACGGTCGCGCCCCGCTGGCGGATCGGGAAGGGGAATGCGGGAGTCGCAGCGGCCCGCGAAGCGCGCGCCGCCGCGCGGGCGGCTTACGAGCCGATCAGGCCGCTCGTCGGCGAGCTCGGGTCGGCGGAGTAGAACTTGCGCGGCATGCGCCCGGCACGGAAGGCTTCGCGCCCGGCCTCGACCGCCTTCTTCATCGCGCTGGCCATCAGCACCGGATTTTGCGCGTGCGCGATCGCGGTGTTCATCAACACGCCGTCGCAGCCCAGCTCCATCGCGATCGCCGCGTCGGACGCAGTGCCGACGCCGGCGTCGACGAGGACCGGCACCTTCGCCTGGTCGATGATGAGGCGCAGGTTCCACGGGTTGACGATGCCCATGCCGGAGCCGATCAGCGACGCGAGCGGCATCACCGCGGCGCAGCCCATGTCTTCGAGCATCTTCGCCTGGATCGGGTCGTCGGCGCAGTACACCATCACGTCGAAACCGTCCTTCACGAGGATCTCCGCGGCCTTGAGCGTCTCGGGCATGTTCGGGAACAGCGTCTTCGGGTCGCCCAGCACCTCGAGTTTCACCAGCGCGTGACCGTCGAGCAGTTCGCGCGCGAGGCGCAGCGTGCGCACCGCATCGTCGGCCGTATAGCAGCCGGCCGTGTTGGGCAGGATCGTGAAGCGGTCGGGCGGCAGCGCGTCGAGCAGGTTGGGCTCGCCGGCGTTCTGGCCGATGTTGGTGCGGCGGATCGCGACAGTGACGATCTCGGCGCCGCTCGCGTCGATCGCCGTGCGCGTCTCGGCGAAGTCCTTGTACTTGCCGGTGCCGACGAGGAGGCGGGAGCCGTAGGACTTGCCGGCGATGACCAGGGAGTCGTTCATGTTCGACCTGCGGGAATTCGGGGTTGAGGGAGAAGCGAGGATAGCGGCGCGAGTCGATCAGCCGCCGCCGACGGCGACGACGATCTCCAGGCGGTCGCCGTCCGCGAGCACGGTCTCGGCGTGCCGCCCCTTGGGGACGATCTCGCCGTTGCGCTCGACCGCCAGCCGCTTGCCGGCGAGTTGTCGCGCCTCGAGCAGCGCATGCACCGTCAGCGCCCGTTCGAGGCGTTCCGGCTGGCCGTTGATGGTGAGCTGGATCATGGGGAAACCGTCTGAAGCATCGGACAAAAATCTTACCACGCCCCGCGCCGCGCTCCCGACGCATTGCGCAGTGCCATCCCGGCCATTAGAATGGCGCCTCGGTTCGCGGCGCGGACCGGAAAAGCGGGTGTCGTATAATGGCTATTACCTCAGCTTCCCAAGCTGATGACGAGGGTTCGATTCCCTTCACCCGCTCCAATTAGGCTTCCATGGAGATCCACTGAGCTCCATAAGCTGTTGTCAGCAAAGAATTTTTCGCTAGACAACATTCCAATGAGATCCACCGAAATCCACCCACTGCTGGACTAAATTAGTCCATCCGGCAGTCCATCAAAGCGGTTGTGTTCGAGTCCGGATTGTTCCTTGGGCCGAGCGGGTGCCGGGATGAGCATCTGACTCCTGACTCTGTTCAGGAGCAAGCATGGCACTCACCGACATGTTCGTCCGGCAGGCGAAGGCCACCGGAAAGGACTACACGATCCCCGATTTCGACGGCCTCTCGTTGGCCGTCTCGGACAAGGGCACCAAGTCCTGGCACTTTCGTTACACCTGGCTGGGCCGACAGAAGCGGATGTCCCTGGGGACGTACCCGGAGATCAGCCTGCGCGAAGCGCGGGAGCGCCGCGACAATGCGCGGGCGCTGGTGGCCAAGGGCATCAACCCACAGCGGCAGCGAGAGAAGGATCGGCGCATCGCCACCCAGGCCGAGCAGAACACCTTTGAGGCGGTGTACGACAAGTGGCTCGCCTTCCGGGCGCAGGGGCGCCTCAAGAAAGGCCGGCAGACCACGCTGTCGATGATCCCGCGCATCTTCAAGAACGACATCCTGCCGAGCCTGCGCAAGCGTTCGATCTACGAGATCACCCGCGCCGACCTACTTGAAATCGTCGGCC is drawn from Azoarcus sp. DN11 and contains these coding sequences:
- a CDS encoding serine/threonine-protein kinase, with translation MPAQTNCPLPAGFQLDQYRIERQLSLGGFSIVYLAHDREGSPVAIKEYLPNSLALRKEGEFEPQVSDEHMPAFRYGMKCFFEEGRSLAKLMHPNVVQVLNFFRANGTVYMVMKFERGRTLHDYIQKHRGEVTERFIRIVFTRMLNGLREVHAHKLLHLDIKPSNIYLRNDGTPVLLDFGAARQTLMSDQPILKPMYTPGFASPEQFGHRDALGPWSDIYSVGASLHACVTGNAPQRSDERVKDDTVVPLRRTHAAHYSAQLLDTIDWCLKLDPLARPQSVYSLQKSLIRRDEDGDAVHAGLFGDLGARLKSFIGRT
- the rph gene encoding ribonuclease PH; protein product: MRPSHRRPDELRIVRITRNFTCHAEGSVLVEFGATRVLCTASVEENVPPFLRGKGQGWVTAEYGMLPRSTHTRSAREAAKGKQSGRTQEIQRLIGRSLRAVIDLAALGERQIIVDCDVLQADGGTRTASITGACVAVHDAIAKLVAAGRLAASPLRDFVAAVSVGVYKGVPVLDLDYAEDSDCDTDMNVVMTGAGGFVEVQGTAEGTPFTRTELDALLALAEGGIRQLFAAQRAAIAER
- a CDS encoding protein phosphatase 2C domain-containing protein; protein product: MKFTIYQESRIGQRKNNQDRLAYSYSRDALLMVVADGMGGHLHGEVAAHICVQFVTEAFQRDARPTLRDPSLFLSRTLTNAHNAILDYAFDKNLDEAPRTTVVACIVQDGFAYWAHAGDSRLYVVRRGKIAMHTRDHSRVQLMMDQGLLNAEEAAHHPGRNRVYSCLGGNHAPQVEFSKRLPLHDGDVLALCTDGVWGPLGDAALTAALSAPDIMKAVPTLLDRAESIAGPSCDNLSMIAMRWHDDVTQPHADAVSTRTMALDNFTTQLERFDTSRTPASRYDISDDDIEKAIAEINAAIHKFST
- a CDS encoding thiazole synthase; its protein translation is MNDSLVIAGKSYGSRLLVGTGKYKDFAETRTAIDASGAEIVTVAIRRTNIGQNAGEPNLLDALPPDRFTILPNTAGCYTADDAVRTLRLARELLDGHALVKLEVLGDPKTLFPNMPETLKAAEILVKDGFDVMVYCADDPIQAKMLEDMGCAAVMPLASLIGSGMGIVNPWNLRLIIDQAKVPVLVDAGVGTASDAAIAMELGCDGVLMNTAIAHAQNPVLMASAMKKAVEAGREAFRAGRMPRKFYSADPSSPTSGLIGS
- the trmB gene encoding tRNA (guanosine(46)-N7)-methyltransferase TrmB — its product is MTATTPDQPASDLPGNATPDTAVAAVPCSPQGDPEARFSSRSIRSFVLRQGRMSVAQQRHLEETFPKVSIPYRVAPLDLDAAFGRSAPKIVEIGFGMGETTAKIAAALPDRDFLGIEVHGPGVGSLCKLIAENDLANLRIMQHDAVEVLRDMIPEGALAGVHVFFPDPWRKKRHHKRRIIQPDFVALIASRLAPGGYLHCATDWEEYAHWMLEVLSAEPALENTAAGFAPRPDYRPLTKFENRGLRLGHGVWDLVFRRRG
- a CDS encoding YicC/YloC family endoribonuclease, producing MIHSMTGFAVQTRDLGRVSVHLELRSVNSRYLDLFFRIGDELRQAEPAIRELISARLTRGKVECRLNLQTNGAAPRSLALNAALLDQLSDAEARVRDRLPEATRLSVAEVLRWPGMLADDGVAFEEVQPAVLELAKAALDELVATRRREGDKLAAMIRERLDRMRELVAQAQPRVPELVAEYQDKLTTRLREAVASLDEDRIRQEVALFAQRIDVAEELSRLTAHIDEVQRILKAGGAAGKRLDFLMQELNREANTLASKSAATEVTGIAMEMKVLIEQMREQVQNIE
- a CDS encoding DUF4124 domain-containing protein gives rise to the protein MKARTLPITLLLMLGLVAGAHAQVYRCVEDGTGRITFSDMPCHGKATGREIDVTPNTLDASAGREQALRSEVQELREKLREQQQTSQTDVTGRTQADLQATRFDSKACEDARWYYESETRTNPNNEAAIDAKRSAMFGACGMKEPDRVEVRRNVVVRQELAPVPRSMAPAGLDTRCNGSDCRDSAGNHFQKDRRGTLHSPNGPCRFIGKSLHCP
- the hemW gene encoding radical SAM family heme chaperone HemW codes for the protein MTERRIIPLAVAPAAGTASGALPDRPQLASPPPLALYVHYPWCVKKCPYCDFNSHAQRGGELPEAAYIDALLADLESALPQVWGRRVHSIFFGGGTPSLMSAQGLDRLLTGIHMLLPLDPLAEVTLEANPGTVEAGRFRDYRAAGVNRLSLGIQSFDDRHLVQLGRIHGGDEARRAIDTALAHFERVNLDLMYALPEQTLAEALADLATALAFGVTHLSCYHLTLEPNTPFAHKPPPLPDDDLSADMQEAIEARLAAAGFRHYETSAFAQSGQECRHNLNYWTFGDYLGIGAGAHGKLSSHEGIVREMRHKHPTRYLEGAQRRDFVQERHEVGVAELPFEFMMNALRLTGGFPRRLFADRTGLPFAAIEAELIEARQRGLVEIAADEIRPTEQGRRFLNDLLTLFLRD
- the rdgB gene encoding RdgB/HAM1 family non-canonical purine NTP pyrophosphatase translates to MSKRLVLASNNAKKATEMAALLAPLGIEVVPQSAFDIPEAEEPHNTFVENALAKARHASRLSGLPAVADDSGLCVMALAGAPGVQSARYAGEPKSDARNNALLIERLEGVSDRRAFFYSVVVLVRHADDPRPLIADGEWHGAILDAPRGEGGFGYDPLFYLPQMSQTAAELDAKLKNTLSHRGAAMRHLLKRLETDPL
- the thiS gene encoding sulfur carrier protein ThiS, with translation MIQLTINGQPERLERALTVHALLEARQLAGKRLAVERNGEIVPKGRHAETVLADGDRLEIVVAVGGG
- the sppA gene encoding signal peptide peptidase SppA, with the translated sequence MFGFLGRMLAGLWWAVDLLRRVVLTLVFLLVLALVLVFALRPGPSVPDGAALLLRPAGTLVERVRVDDPLGIIRAGGASVAQTSLPDMIEAVRAAREDKRIKALVIETDLLGEGGLSKLSELRDEILAFKSGGKPVYARGERYTQGQYFLASVADEVHLAPDGFVLLPGLARNVSYYKGALDALGVKVHVFRVGEYKSFAEPFTRTGMSDEDRASSVELLDALWKGMRERIASSRKLAPEVLNRYVDRYADVLEAADGDTARAARESGLVDALSQRDEWHDLLKARIGADGKDYRRIEADDYLAAVRAARPHEDAHVAVLVAQGSIVDGAADEDSVGGDSLAAQIRAAREDEHVKAVVLRVDSPGGSAWASEVIRRELELTRKAGKPVVASMSSVAASGGYWVAAGADEIWARPETLTGSIGVFAMFPEFSEPLNRVGITTDRVATGPLAGSLDPRRPLEPALAKAIQLGVEHSYRRFLEIVATARGKDIAAVDAIARGRVWTGEKAHRLGLVDQLGGLEGAIAAAAKRAQLEHYETIWPTGEINLRHLLLRRLMSAVGPVELGAASPLARLLAGVQAQAADLLRWNDPQHLYGHCLCDAP